A window of the Pogona vitticeps strain Pit_001003342236 chromosome 4, PviZW2.1, whole genome shotgun sequence genome harbors these coding sequences:
- the LOC144588937 gene encoding uncharacterized protein LOC144588937 encodes MPLTRSPVADMSEVKDPQIDQGSEDEFGSVQGDSTGEQNPELRKLLIAQQHELRMRQFEMEEREREEREREKQRQFEIERLEREERLEREKIALEKERMAYELRKLEMMNQNNNNNRDSEGGQLSKADLKKFPVYHKGDCPEVFFSLVERAFVDFSVRETEKMTIMRSLISGSLAEVYAEMPEELMKDFAEFKKLVFARHGINAEQLRQRFRSLTKKPEQTFTQVGAQLVRLLEKWLSQEGTETYEQLKDLIALEQFYSVLHGELKFQVRERKPKSVAAAAEIADFISQIRKPLGEGKSVGKPKETYSKYSQGPGKSQQGGGAHGEGKPSDMKLRPQILEGKPKQDERESKYTRKCYFCQGKGHLISECEKLKQLKGMVPQNSSGTKPKAVFCVQKEQGSVSQREPVAMATQSGTATSADQAEENGPLVEVKRCLLVKTDSQLFETAGVDVGILDRQYRGLRDTCSQVTLCHPDIIPREFIIPNESIKVAGIEGQVISLPVAEVPVNFQGWKGDWRLAISSTLPAAVLVGNDLAEHVKRVLVITRSQVTTGTVQGGNDEPETEAEGSSEAVVETLTTDSRFGQEQKADATLQKCFEQVTDAQLTPETPVRFLEKKGILYRETLRNISKGGDGIRSQLVVPEKYRPMILQRGHSDMFAAHLGVNKTQQRITQNFYWPDIGKQIREFCKQCDVCQRQGNNRDRTKAKLCPLPVIDTPFKCIGVDIVGPLPKATKRGNRFILTIVDHATRYPEAIPLTNIETNTVADALVGYMSRMGFASEIITDLGASFTSKLMKRLWQICGIKHKETTAYHPESNGLTEKFNGTLMRMIRAYLAENPNNWDQKLQSLLFAYRSVPQASTGFSPFELLFGRRVKGPLDLIKQNWEQITQDDPQDVVTYIDTLMNDLRRNLELAAENLQAQKVRQKTWYDHKARERHFDPGEEVLWLRPCRENKLQLKWAGPYRVISKMSDLNYLIEQEENQARRVVHVNALKPYYRGEQRVLFAIKAAESEEAELPFWEGRGEVKYNPEEVKISPALTQDQQQELKMLLSKYQQVFSNKPGIVKGVMHRIHTGDAPPQAVSPYRVTGPYRDKVRKELDEMLRENIIVPSSSPWSSPIVLVDKPDGSIRFCVDYRKLNRVTTPDAYPMPRLDNLIETIGGCRFISSLDLVKGYWQLRIDPRDQEKTAFCSPFGLYEFRVLSFGLRNAPATFQRLMDQTLAGLSDFTVAYIDDIGIFSNTWEDHLIHLELVLQRLSAAGLTVKASKCQLGSPEIKYLGHMVGGGVIKPLEAKIEAVRDWPRPNTKKKVKSFLGLVGYYRKFIPRFSEIAAPLTDLTRKKADDRIPWTSDCEAAFQMLKEALINYPVLRAPDFDREFIIYTDASNSGVGAVLCQEDENGDQHPVSYLSRKLQKGERHLATVEKECLAIVYAIQKAKPYIWGRHFVLCTDHSPLQWLKTMKTHNSKLMRWALNLQDYDFEVKVVRGSVNCVADALSRRPED; translated from the coding sequence atgcccttgactcgaagcccagtagcagacatgagtgaagtgaaagacccccagattgaccaaggttctgaggatgaatttggctcagtgcagggtgacagcacaggagagcagaacccagaacttagaaaattgctcatagcccaacagcatgaactgaggatgaggcaatttgaaatggaggaaagggaaagagaagaaagggaaagagagaaacagcggcaatttgaaatagagagattggaaagagaagaaagattagagagagagaaaattgctctggaaaaagaaaggatggcgtatgagttaagaaaactggaaatgatgaaccagaacaataataacaatagggattctgagggaggccaattgtctaaggctgacctgaagaaattccctgtgtaccacaagggagattgtcctgaggtgttcttttccttagtggaaagagcgtttgtggacttctcagtgagggaaactgagaagatgaccatcatgcgatctttaatcagtggtagcctggctgaggtttatgccgagatgcctgaggaactgatgaaagattttgcagagtttaaaaaactggtgtttgccagacatgggataaatgcagagcagctgagacaaagattcaggtccctcaccaagaaaccagaacagacttttacccaagtgggggcccaattggtgaggctgctcgagaaatggctatcgcaggaagggacagagacctatgagcagcttaaagacttgatagcactggaacagttctattcagtcctgcatggggaattgaaattccaggtgagggaaaggaaaccgaaatctgtggcagcagccgctgagattgcagattttatttcccaaataagaaagcccttgggtgaggggaaatctgtaggtaaacccaaagaaacctacagcaagtactctcagggaccagggaaaagccagcaagggggaggggcccatggtgaagggaagccctcagacatgaaactaagacctcagattttggagggaaaaccaaaacaagatgagagagaatcaaaatacaccagaaaatgttatttctgtcagggaaagggtcatctaatctcagagtgtgagaaattaaagcagctaaaaggaatggtgcctcagaattctagtgggaccaagccaaaagctgtgttctgtgtccagaaagagcaaggctcagtgtcacagagggagcctgttgccatggctactcagtctggaacagctacctctgctgatcaggctgaggaaaatggtcctctggtggaggtaaagcgctgcttgctggtgaaaacagattctcaattgtttgagacagccggggtggacgtaggaatacttgaccgtcagtatagggggctgcgggacacgtgttcccaggtaaccctgtgccatcccgatattattcctagggagtttataatcccaaatgagagcataaaggtggcagggattgaggggcaggtaatctctctgccagtagcagaggtacctgtcaactttcaaggctggaagggagattggcggctagcgatttcatcgactctgccagcagccgtgctcgtgggaaatgacctggctgaacatgtgaaacgggtgctagtgattacacgctcacaagtcaccacagggacagttcaggggggtaatgatgagccagagacggaagcagaggggagttcagaagctgtggtggaaaccttaaccacagacagcagatttggacaggagcaaaaggcagacgccactctccaaaagtgttttgaacaggtgactgacgcccagctaacacctgaaaccccagtgagatttctggagaaaaaggggattttatatagagaaaccctgaggaatatctcaaaagggggagatgggatcagaagtcagctggtggtacctgaaaagtatcgccccatgatcttacaaagggggcactctgacatgtttgctgcacacttaggggtgaacaaaacacagcagagaatcacacagaatttctactggcctgacatagggaagcagatcagggagttctgtaaacaatgtgatgtgtgtcaaaggcaggggaataaccgcgacaggaccaaagcaaagttgtgccctttgcctgtgattgacactccgttcaaatgcataggggtggatattgtgggacctttgcccaaggccacaaagagggggaacaggttcattctaacaattgtggaccatgccacaaggtatcctgaagccatacccttgactaatattgaaactaacacagtggccgatgctttggtggggtatatgtccaggatgggatttgcctcagagataatcacagatttgggcgcatcgttcacatcaaagctcatgaaacgcttatggcaaatctgtggaattaagcacaaggaaaccactgcctatcatcctgaaagtaatgggttaactgagaagttcaatgggactctaatgcgcatgattagggcttacttggcagagaatccaaacaattgggaccagaagctgcaatcccttttgtttgcttatcgatcagtgccacaagccagcaccgggttcagtccatttgaacttttatttgggagaagggtgaaagggccccttgatttgatcaaacaaaattgggagcagatcacccaggatgacccacaagacgttgtgacttacatagacaccttgatgaatgacctaaggagaaatctagagctggcagcagagaacctgcaagctcagaaggtcagacagaaaacatggtatgaccacaaagctagagagaggcactttgacccaggggaggaagtgctttggcttaggccctgcagagagaataaactgcagctcaaatgggcaggaccatatagggtcatctccaagatgtcagacctgaactacctaatagagcaggaggagaaccaagcaaggagggtggttcatgtgaatgccctaaaaccctactaccgaggggaacagagggttttattcgcgataaaagcagctgagagtgaggaagcggaattacccttctgggagggtagaggggaagtaaaatacaacccagaggaggtaaagatcagtcctgcactcacccaagaccagcagcaagaactaaaaatgctgcttagtaaataccaacaggtgttttccaacaagccggggatagtgaagggagtgatgcatcggatccacacaggggatgcacccccgcaggcagtatccccataccgagtaacgggaccctatagggacaaggtgcggaaggagctggacgagatgcttagggagaacataatcgtcccctcttctagtccttggtcctctccgatagtccttgtggacaagcctgatgggagcattaggttttgtgtcgattacaggaaattaaaccgtgtaaccactcctgatgcctacccaatgcccaggctagacaacctgattgaaaccatagggggttgtcggttcatctcatcattggacctggtaaagggatattggcaattaagaattgatcccagggatcaagaaaagactgccttttgcagcccttttggtctctatgagtttcgagtcctgagctttggtctcagaaatgcaccagccacattccaaaggctgatggaccagaccttggcagggctcagtgactttacagtggcctacattgacgacatagggatcttcagtaatacctgggaagatcacctgatacacctggagttagtgctgcagaggttaagtgcagcagggctaacagtaaaggccagcaagtgtcagctgggtagccccgaaataaaatacttgggtcacatggtagggggaggagtgataaaacccctagaggccaaaatagaagcagttcgtgattggcctagacccaacaccaagaaaaaagtcaaatcatttcttgggttggtgggctactacagaaagttcatcccgaggtttagcgagattgcggctccgctgaccgatctgacgaggaagaaggctgatgaccgcatcccgtggaccagcgactgtgaggcggcgttccagatgttgaaggaggcgttaatcaactatcctgtcctgcgtgctccagacttcgaccgggagttcatcatctacaccgatgcgtctaacagcggggtaggagcagttctgtgccaggaggatgagaatggtgaccagcatccagtgtcctacctgagtaggaaacttcaaaaaggtgagagacatttggcaaccgtggagaaggagtgtttggccatagtctacgcgatccagaaggccaagccttacatctggggaagacattttgttctgtgcactgaccattcaccactgcaatggttaaagacaatgaaaacccacaatagcaaacttatgaggtgggctttaaacctacaggactatgactttgaagtgaaagtggtcagagggtcagtgaactgtgttgctgatgccttatcaagaagacctgaagattga